The DNA segment CACCGAGATGACCGCGACCGCGTACACGGCGAAGACCACGGTCACCATCAGCTCGGAGAATCCGATCTCCTTCTGGTAGAGGCCGTACAGCGGGGTCGGCAGCGTGGTGCCGGCCATCCCGACGGCGAACACGACGGCCGCCGCCGCGTACCCCGCACGGCGCCGGCCCACCCGTCCCGTCTTCTCGCGCACCCTCACGTACGCCACCATAAGCACGGGCGGCCGCGCGGACCCGTTCGCCCGCCGGGCGGCCCGGCAGCCGCTACGGGAAGGCCGGCTGGAGCCCCGCGTACACCCCGTGGCGGCCCAGCAGCTCCTGGTGGGTCCCGACCTCCACGATCCGGCCGCCCTCCATGACCACGATGCGGTCGGCACCCTGAATGGTGGAGAGGCGGTGGGCGACGACGAAGACGGTCCTGCCGTGCACCAGCCGGGACAGCGCCTCCTGCACCAGCGCCTCGGAGCGGTTGTCCAGCGCCGAGGTGGCCTCGTCCAGCACCAGCACCCTGGGGTCGCGGATCAGCGCCCTGGCGATGGCCAGCCGCTGCTTCTGCCCGCCCGAGAGCCGGGCGCCGCGCTCGCCGACCACCGTGTCCAGGCCCTGCGGCAGACGGCGGACGAACTCCATCGCGTTGGCGTCCTCCAGGGCGCTCAGCAGGGTCGCCTCATCGGTGCGCCCCAGGCCGTACGTGACGTTCTCGCGGATGCTCCCCTCGAACAGGATCGACTCCTGCGGCACCACCGACAGGAACCGCCGGTAGCTGCGCAGGTCGAGCCCGGCCATGTCGGTGCCGTCGAGCAGGATGCGGCCCGAGGTGGGCCGGATGAACCCGATGAGGAGGTTGAGGACGGTCGACTTGCCCGCGCCGGACGCCCCGACCAGGGCGATGGTCTCGCCCGGCCGCGCGGAGAGCGTGAAGCCGTCCACGGCGGGCCGCGCCTCGTCGTACCCGAAGGCCACGTCCTCGAAGTCGATACGCCCGGTGACCTGCTCCACCTGCGCCTTGCCGGCGTTGTGCTCCAGATCGGGCGCCTGGAGGACCTCACCCGCCGAACGCACCGACTCCAGCCCCTTGGTGAGGATGGGGGCGAGCCCGAGAAGCGTGGTCACCGAGCCGGTCAGGACGGTGAAGAAGGCGCTCAGCATGACGACGTCACCGGCGGTCACGGGCATCCAGCCGTGGTACGCCACCAGCGCGGACCCGGTGAGGCAGAGCACCCCGAGCGTGTTGAGGAGCACCCAGGCCAGCGAGCCGAACCGGCCGTTGAGCATGTCCAGGCGCAGCCCGGCCGCGAACACCTGGCGCAGCGAACCGTCCACCCGGCCCAACGCGGTCCGCTCCAGACCGTGGGCGCGGGTGATGGGGATGAGGGTGGTCATCTCGCCGACGCGGGAGGACAACTGCTCGACCTCGCGGCGGAAGGACTCGTTGTGGCTGCGCAACCGGCCGCGCAGTTTCATCACGAGGAAGCCGGCGGCGGGCACGACGACGAGGAAGACGGGCAGGAACGAGGGCACCCGGACGCCGATGACGACGAGCCCGCCGACCAGCGTCACCACCGCCCCGAGCCCCATGTCGGCGCTCTGCTGCACCATCTGCTCCACCGCCTCGACATCGCGGACGACCTTGGCCTGGAGCACGCTGGAGCTGACGCGGGCGTGGTAGCCGACGGACAGCTGCTGCATCCGGCGGCACAGCGCCGAGCGCAGGGTGATGCCCATGCGGCGGATGCTGCCGCCGAGGCAGCGCACGTACCACTGGTGGAGCGGGTAGTTGAGGACGAGGACGAACAGGAGGAGCCCGGTCGCCTTCCACAGCTCCGCCTCCGGGCCGTGCTGGACGACCACGTCGAGGACGGTCGCGGTGATCAGCGGCAGCAGCCATATGGGGCTGTGCTTCACGGTGAAGAGGACGACGGCGAGCGCCAGCCGGCCCCGGTCCGGTCGCAGGAGCAGGGCGAGGGTGCGGACCGGGTGTTCGCCGCGATAGCGGTGGTCCAGATGGTCGAAGGGTGCCAGGGATTCGACGGAGGGTGGGGATACCGCTTTCTGCATACAGTCATCCCACCCCGCGGCCGATGCCCGGAGCAACTGTGTTCCAAGGGGAGGACACGGACGCCGGGGAGAGGGCGTCCGGAGAGAGTGTGCGGCGAGGGCGGGGGAGCGGTCAGCGGACGGGCAGTTCGCGCGGCCGCTCCGCCGGGACGGGGGTGGCGGGGCCGGGGCGGCGCGGCCGGCCCAGCGAGGCCGCGGCACCGGTGACGAGCCCGGCCAGCAGGCCCCAGAACGCCGAGCCGATCCCCAGCAGCGTCACGCCCGACGCGGTGGCCAGGAAGGTGACCACGGCCGCCTCGCGGGACTCCTTGTCGGCGAGCGCCGAGGCGAGCGAGGACTCGATCGTCGCGAGCAGCCCGATCCCCGCGATGGCCATCACGAGTTCGTGGGGCATGGCCGTGAGCAGGGAGGCCACGGTCGCGCCGAGGAGCCCCACGCAGAGGTAGAAGAACCCCGCCCACACGGCGGCGAGATAGCGCTTGCCGCGGTCCGGGTGCGCCTCCTCGCCCGTGCAGATCGCGGCCGTGATGGCGGCCAGGTTGAGGCCGAACGCGCCGAAGGGCGCCAGCAGCGCGTTGGCCGCGCCGGTCCATGTCATCAGCGGGGACACCGGCACCTGGTAGCCGGAGGCGCGCAGCACGGCGACACCGGGCAGGTTCTGCGAGGCCATCGTGACGACGAACAGCGGCGCGCCGACGCTGACCAGGACCCTCCAGTCGAACTCGGGCGCGGTGAAGACCGGGGTGGCCAGGGAGAGGTGGACGCCGCCCGTTCGCCAGCCCCCGGTGAACAGGGTGGCCACCACCCCGGCGGCCAGCGCCACCAGCACCGCGTAACGCGGCAGCAGCCGGCGCCCCAGCAGATACGCGGCGAACATCGGGAAGGCCACGGCGAAGCTGTGCTCCATGGTGCTGAACAGGCCCGTGCAGAACCGCAGCAGCACCCCGGCCAGCAGCGCGGCGGCCAGCGGAACGGGGATGCGGCTCATCACCCGCGCGAACCATCCCGTGACACCGCTCACCAGGATGAGCAGCCCCGAGAAGATGAAGGCGCCGACCGCCTGCGGCATGGACACCCCGACCAGACCGGTCGTCAGGAGCGCCGCGCCGGGGGTCGACCACGCGGTCACCACCGGGGCGCGGTGGCGCAGCGACAGACCGGCACAGGTGAAGGCGAGACCGACACCGAGCGCCAGCATCCAGGAGGAGATCTCGCGCGCGTCGGCCCCGGCGGCCTTCGCCGCGGTGAACACCAGCGCCGCCGAACTGGTGACCCCCACCAGCACGGCGATGAGCCCCGCGGCCACGGCGGAGGGCGGAGCGGCCGCGCGTACGCGGGGCAACACGGACATGAGTGAGCCACTTTCGGGAGTGCCGTGCGGTGTTCCGTATACGGAACGTTCTGTTTGTGGAACACTAGGGATGCGGACCGGTACCCGTCAACCACGAAAGCGAGCGGTACGGCGATGGGGCTGAACGAGGACGTGGGGCGCAGGCTGCGAACCCTGCGGCAGGACATGGACGTGTCCCTGTCCGAGCTGGCCAGGCGCTCCGGAGTCGGCAAAGGCACCCTCTCCGAGCTGGAGAGCGGCCGCCGCAACCCCACCCTGGAAACGCTGTACGCCCTCGCCACCGCCCTCGGCCGCCCCCTCAGCGCGGTCCTGAGCGACCCGCCGCCGGGCGGCGCGCCCGCGCGGAACGGGTCGGAGGTCTCGGGCAGCGCCGTCACCGCCGTACTCCTGGAACGGTACGAGGACGGGGAGGCGGTCACCGATGTGTTCCGCGTGACCATCCGCGCCGGAGCCGTCCAGGACTCGGAGGCCCATGTGCCGGGTACGTCGGAGAGCCTGATGGTCCTGGCGGGCGCCGCCGTCGTCGGGCCGCCGGGCCGGCCGTACACCGTCGGCCCCGGCGAATCCGCCCGGTGGCGGGCCGACGAGCCCCATGTATACGGCGCGCCGGACGGCGAGGTGCACGGCGTCCTCTTCGTGCGCTGCCCCCTCGTGGGGGAGACGGACGGCCGCTGACCGCCCGCCTCCCCGAAGGGCGGTGCTCAGCCGGTGCTGAGCAGATTGACCAGGCGGATGTAGCGGACCCAGTCCCAGTTGGGGCCCGGATCGGTGTGGTCGGCGCCCGGCACCTCCGCATGGCCCAGGATGTGCGCCCGGTCCTTGGGAATCCCGTACCGGTCGCAGATCGAGGCGGTCAGCAGCGCCGACTTCTCGTACATGGGGGTCGTGAAGTACGCGGGCTCGTCCACCCACCCCTCGTGCTCGATGCCGATGCTCCGCGTGTTGTAGTCCCAGTTGCCCGCGTGCCAGGCGATGTCCTTCTCCCGCACGCACTGGTCGATGTACCCGTCGCCGGACCGCACCACATAGTGCGCGGACACCTGCTTCGCCGGGTTCTGGAAGATGGAGATCGTCTCGGAGAACGTCTCCTGCGTGACATGGATGACGACGTAGTCGACGGGGTACGCCGAGGGGCGCGAGGAGGCCGTGTAGTTGGACGTCGACGCGGGTGCCCAGTGCGCCGCCGGATAGTCCGTGGCGCCCCGTGTCGCGGCGGTCGCCCGGACGGAGGCGGGCAGCAGCACACCCGCCGCCGCCACCGCGGCGCCCTGGAGGATTCGTCTGCGTTCCATGCGTACTCCTGTGGGGGGAGGTGGGAAGGGGGATACATGGTGGGGGACCGGGCGCGGCGACCGGCGGCCCGTCCGGTGACCGTGACGCGCTGTCCGATGTACGGCCGGGTCGTGTGCGGGCCCCACCGTACGGGTGCCGCGCACGACGCGGAAGACGGCAGGATATCCAAATCCTGCCCATATAAAGGACGTTGACGGCGCGTCAGCGCGTGTCGCGCGCCCCTTCAGTCGCCCCGCGCCTCCGCCCAGGCCGCCGCCGGATCGTCGTCGGACGGCCCCGCCGGGAACCACTGCCCGTTCTCCTTCCGGTACGGGTACCAGCGTCCGTCCGGCCCGTACCGGAGCTGCAGGTTCCCGTCCGCCGACGTCCAGCGGTTGCCCTCGGCCCGCAGCCGCGGTGCCTCGTCCTCCTCCCACGCCCCCGCCAGCCGCGTCCGGGCACGGGCCAGCTCGGTGGCGTCCGGCGCCCGGTCCTCGTCCAGCACCGCCAGCGCCGCCGAGCCGCCGAGCCG comes from the Streptomyces sp. NBC_00525 genome and includes:
- a CDS encoding ABC transporter ATP-binding protein, whose protein sequence is MQKAVSPPSVESLAPFDHLDHRYRGEHPVRTLALLLRPDRGRLALAVVLFTVKHSPIWLLPLITATVLDVVVQHGPEAELWKATGLLLFVLVLNYPLHQWYVRCLGGSIRRMGITLRSALCRRMQQLSVGYHARVSSSVLQAKVVRDVEAVEQMVQQSADMGLGAVVTLVGGLVVIGVRVPSFLPVFLVVVPAAGFLVMKLRGRLRSHNESFRREVEQLSSRVGEMTTLIPITRAHGLERTALGRVDGSLRQVFAAGLRLDMLNGRFGSLAWVLLNTLGVLCLTGSALVAYHGWMPVTAGDVVMLSAFFTVLTGSVTTLLGLAPILTKGLESVRSAGEVLQAPDLEHNAGKAQVEQVTGRIDFEDVAFGYDEARPAVDGFTLSARPGETIALVGASGAGKSTVLNLLIGFIRPTSGRILLDGTDMAGLDLRSYRRFLSVVPQESILFEGSIRENVTYGLGRTDEATLLSALEDANAMEFVRRLPQGLDTVVGERGARLSGGQKQRLAIARALIRDPRVLVLDEATSALDNRSEALVQEALSRLVHGRTVFVVAHRLSTIQGADRIVVMEGGRIVEVGTHQELLGRHGVYAGLQPAFP
- a CDS encoding benzoate/H(+) symporter BenE family transporter, encoding MSVLPRVRAAAPPSAVAAGLIAVLVGVTSSAALVFTAAKAAGADAREISSWMLALGVGLAFTCAGLSLRHRAPVVTAWSTPGAALLTTGLVGVSMPQAVGAFIFSGLLILVSGVTGWFARVMSRIPVPLAAALLAGVLLRFCTGLFSTMEHSFAVAFPMFAAYLLGRRLLPRYAVLVALAAGVVATLFTGGWRTGGVHLSLATPVFTAPEFDWRVLVSVGAPLFVVTMASQNLPGVAVLRASGYQVPVSPLMTWTGAANALLAPFGAFGLNLAAITAAICTGEEAHPDRGKRYLAAVWAGFFYLCVGLLGATVASLLTAMPHELVMAIAGIGLLATIESSLASALADKESREAAVVTFLATASGVTLLGIGSAFWGLLAGLVTGAAASLGRPRRPGPATPVPAERPRELPVR
- a CDS encoding helix-turn-helix domain-containing protein, whose protein sequence is MGLNEDVGRRLRTLRQDMDVSLSELARRSGVGKGTLSELESGRRNPTLETLYALATALGRPLSAVLSDPPPGGAPARNGSEVSGSAVTAVLLERYEDGEAVTDVFRVTIRAGAVQDSEAHVPGTSESLMVLAGAAVVGPPGRPYTVGPGESARWRADEPHVYGAPDGEVHGVLFVRCPLVGETDGR
- a CDS encoding N-acetylmuramoyl-L-alanine amidase, with the translated sequence MERRRILQGAAVAAAGVLLPASVRATAATRGATDYPAAHWAPASTSNYTASSRPSAYPVDYVVIHVTQETFSETISIFQNPAKQVSAHYVVRSGDGYIDQCVREKDIAWHAGNWDYNTRSIGIEHEGWVDEPAYFTTPMYEKSALLTASICDRYGIPKDRAHILGHAEVPGADHTDPGPNWDWVRYIRLVNLLSTG